A genomic window from Deltaproteobacteria bacterium includes:
- a CDS encoding YaiO family outer membrane beta-barrel protein, with protein sequence MKHSLLCFLILLLICASPLPLFSSEKKPYTEIEAGTVYEKLTKDHSPWRSTYLEVKRGDSVRRFLLLQARQTRRFSLTDRELAGIISLPLGYRHTVAFEASGSSSHEVLPKKSMTGRLSSILANGWLAGMSMGKRFYDKSDVTFGSVGIEHYFSAYRLAYTLYSSRVEKGDTEFSHAVAFDRYYGRKSSTGIRLSAGEESENIDGTKVITTWVKGAAFTGRHWLDERWGISYSATFHKQGNHYDRYGLLAGLRYRF encoded by the coding sequence ATGAAACACTCTCTCCTATGTTTTTTGATTCTGCTGCTAATCTGCGCCTCTCCCCTCCCCTTGTTTTCATCGGAAAAAAAACCTTATACAGAGATAGAAGCCGGAACGGTCTATGAAAAGCTCACCAAAGACCACTCTCCCTGGAGAAGCACGTACCTGGAAGTAAAAAGAGGTGACAGTGTTCGTCGCTTCCTGCTGCTTCAGGCGCGGCAGACGAGACGCTTTTCCCTGACTGACAGGGAACTTGCCGGCATAATAAGTCTGCCCCTTGGGTACAGGCATACTGTCGCTTTTGAAGCTTCAGGCAGTTCTTCCCATGAGGTGCTGCCCAAAAAATCAATGACGGGCCGCTTGAGCAGTATCCTGGCAAATGGCTGGCTTGCCGGTATGAGCATGGGAAAAAGATTTTATGATAAATCGGATGTAACATTCGGTTCCGTCGGTATTGAACACTATTTTAGTGCTTATCGTCTCGCCTATACACTTTATTCATCCAGGGTAGAAAAAGGAGACACCGAATTTAGTCATGCCGTCGCTTTTGACCGTTATTATGGCAGGAAGTCAAGTACAGGAATAAGATTGTCGGCAGGTGAGGAGAGTGAAAATATCGACGGCACAAAGGTTATTACAACCTGGGTAAAGGGCGCTGCCTTTACAGGGCGTCACTGGCTTGATGAGCGCTGGGGAATCAGCTACAGCGCGACATTCCATAAACAGGGGAATCATTATGACAGATATGGTTTACTTGCCGGCCTTCGCTACCGCTTCTGA
- a CDS encoding DUF5659 domain-containing protein — MKSHLTKSNLYSTVDLGIAVYLFTIGHELKETSLQGPKRLIFHFKKQRDTESKVTSFLNETGEASAKKLFENYRALRALAFTQTGNLR, encoded by the coding sequence ATGAAATCACATCTTACCAAATCAAATCTCTATTCCACCGTTGATCTAGGCATTGCCGTCTATCTTTTTACTATCGGCCATGAATTAAAAGAAACATCCCTGCAAGGCCCAAAACGCCTTATCTTCCATTTTAAAAAGCAAAGAGATACCGAAAGCAAGGTTACTTCATTTTTGAACGAAACAGGCGAAGCTTCAGCAAAAAAACTTTTTGAAAACTATCGGGCTTTACGCGCTCTTGCATTTACTCAAACAGGCAATTTGAGATGA
- a CDS encoding helix-turn-helix domain-containing protein: MIKAELNIDLNQLKEEIVQEVVDALLPQLANHADNDTIFDVEGLAKYLKVGTQWVYENKNIPCFKIGKYKRFRKSKIDQWLCEYEQGSIKKQANSVRRKLESKQ; encoded by the coding sequence ATGATAAAGGCAGAATTAAATATTGACCTCAATCAGTTAAAAGAGGAAATAGTTCAAGAGGTAGTTGATGCCTTATTGCCTCAATTAGCTAACCATGCAGACAATGACACGATCTTTGATGTTGAAGGGCTAGCCAAATATCTCAAGGTAGGCACTCAGTGGGTATATGAAAATAAAAATATCCCCTGTTTCAAAATAGGAAAGTATAAGCGGTTCAGGAAATCAAAAATTGATCAATGGCTATGTGAGTATGAGCAAGGAAGCATAAAAAAACAGGCAAATTCCGTTAGAAGGAAGTTAGAAAGTAAGCAATAA
- a CDS encoding alpha/beta hydrolase: MDLVSSGDLFKRDLTKTRKQPVPQKIETWKELLERIEEPSTIDLYYEEEGSGEETLLLIHGFGQSLYTWRHLMPPLSKKYRLILVDLKGFGKSPKPKDGRYTLYEQVKLVLHLIKKLDLSRLTLMGHSFGGGVALITALYLTLFDKGRVERTVLIDNPAYEQKLPPFVSILKVPVISDLGMALIPAKIQIRSLLKLSYLHESTITNDAVAAYAKPLYTPGGRQALINTARQMVPSDLSGLSKRYEKIDLPVQLIWGAKDAIIPVGIGLKLEKALPHGWIKVFPDCGHVPQEEKPEETFELIEAFLSSKH, from the coding sequence ATGGACCTGGTAAGCAGCGGTGACCTTTTTAAACGGGATTTAACCAAAACAAGAAAGCAGCCTGTGCCCCAAAAAATAGAAACCTGGAAAGAATTGCTGGAAAGGATTGAAGAACCTTCCACCATTGATCTCTATTATGAAGAAGAGGGCAGTGGAGAAGAGACGCTTCTCTTAATTCACGGTTTCGGGCAGAGCCTCTATACCTGGAGGCACCTTATGCCGCCGCTTTCAAAAAAATACCGCCTGATTCTTGTCGATCTCAAAGGCTTCGGCAAATCACCTAAACCGAAGGATGGCCGTTATACTCTTTATGAGCAAGTAAAGCTTGTCCTCCATTTGATCAAAAAACTCGATCTTTCGAGGCTCACCCTCATGGGGCACTCCTTTGGCGGCGGAGTTGCTCTCATTACAGCCCTCTATCTTACGCTCTTTGATAAAGGGAGGGTGGAAAGAACGGTGCTTATCGACAACCCTGCCTACGAGCAGAAATTGCCTCCCTTTGTCTCTATACTGAAAGTCCCTGTCATAAGCGATCTCGGCATGGCCCTCATTCCCGCAAAAATACAGATTCGTTCCCTTTTGAAGCTCTCCTACCTTCATGAATCGACTATTACCAATGACGCCGTTGCCGCTTATGCAAAACCCCTTTACACACCCGGCGGCAGGCAGGCCCTCATCAACACGGCAAGGCAGATGGTCCCTTCCGACCTGTCCGGGCTTTCAAAGAGGTATGAGAAGATCGATCTTCCCGTTCAGTTAATCTGGGGGGCTAAAGACGCAATCATTCCTGTCGGGATTGGACTTAAGCTGGAAAAGGCGTTGCCTCATGGGTGGATCAAGGTCTTTCCCGACTGCGGGCATGTTCCGCAGGAAGAAAAACCGGAAGAGACATTTGAGCTTATTGAGGCCTTTTTAAGCTCAAAGCATTGA
- a CDS encoding helix-turn-helix domain-containing protein, with protein sequence MDSLLTPKQVAEILNCKVKTVYSWAESGKIPCLKVNGILRFVPVEIKEWLEGFREKSEPKIQIRSKSLNDVSIDNIIKKAIADTNKTRYNSCQREARSKSRSQKGE encoded by the coding sequence ATGGATTCGCTTCTCACACCAAAGCAGGTTGCAGAGATTTTGAACTGCAAGGTCAAGACTGTCTATTCCTGGGCGGAGTCTGGAAAGATTCCCTGCTTGAAGGTTAACGGGATTTTGCGTTTTGTGCCTGTAGAAATTAAGGAGTGGTTGGAGGGTTTCAGGGAGAAAAGCGAGCCTAAAATCCAGATAAGAAGCAAGTCATTAAATGATGTAAGTATTGATAATATAATAAAAAAAGCCATTGCAGATACTAATAAAACGCGATATAATTCTTGTCAACGGGAAGCCAGGTCTAAGTCACGGTCACAGAAAGGAGAGTGA
- a CDS encoding HEAT repeat domain-containing protein — protein sequence MTDMVYLPAFATASDPFIKMALAGGMIIMLLSLLFSFQVLLISGLRSLGEKRKAKLARQWRPIFSEIMEKAPENLPVLGSANVTDFLILWNHYHGFLKGNARENLNLLLRRLRLDKDAIKMLRGRSLKRKFVGIMTLGNLRDSYVWNDLCRMLSHKNNHLSLAAAEAMVQIRPREAVQAISDSIRLRNDWPDSRIVCILKKTDANYFSSSLADAVFKADDKSRPRLIKLSSIALNETIRGIVKKYLNPSAPEEVIAACLHILKHPEVIEDVRRFTAHPSPLIRLKAAAVLGRIGEKEDMDVLTSLLSDKQWWVRYHAARSLVSFPFVTQAELKAISNQCKDRYGRDMLNRMIAKAEIS from the coding sequence ATGACAGATATGGTTTACTTGCCGGCCTTCGCTACCGCTTCTGACCCTTTTATTAAAATGGCATTGGCAGGCGGCATGATCATTATGCTTCTCTCCCTTTTATTTTCATTCCAGGTGCTTCTCATTAGCGGACTAAGATCTCTGGGCGAGAAAAGAAAAGCAAAGCTTGCCCGGCAGTGGCGCCCCATCTTTTCCGAGATAATGGAAAAAGCGCCGGAAAACCTCCCTGTGCTAGGAAGCGCCAATGTAACCGATTTTCTCATTCTCTGGAACCATTACCACGGTTTTCTGAAAGGGAATGCACGTGAAAACCTGAATCTTTTGCTCCGTCGTTTAAGGCTTGATAAAGATGCTATAAAAATGCTTAGAGGAAGATCGCTGAAGAGAAAATTTGTCGGCATTATGACACTTGGCAACCTGAGGGATTCCTACGTATGGAACGATTTATGCCGCATGCTATCCCATAAAAACAACCATCTTTCTCTTGCCGCAGCCGAAGCTATGGTGCAAATCCGGCCCCGGGAGGCAGTTCAGGCCATAAGCGACTCCATCAGATTGAGAAATGACTGGCCCGACTCCAGGATTGTATGCATTTTAAAAAAAACGGATGCTAACTATTTTTCATCTTCTCTTGCCGATGCCGTCTTCAAAGCGGATGACAAATCAAGGCCCCGTCTTATCAAACTCTCGTCAATCGCCCTCAATGAAACAATCAGGGGCATTGTAAAAAAATATTTAAATCCATCGGCCCCTGAAGAGGTCATTGCCGCCTGCCTGCATATCCTGAAACATCCGGAAGTGATAGAAGATGTAAGGCGATTTACCGCTCACCCTTCCCCCCTCATTCGACTAAAGGCAGCGGCAGTGTTGGGGCGAATCGGAGAAAAAGAGGATATGGACGTTCTTACGTCCCTTCTCTCCGACAAGCAGTGGTGGGTCAGGTATCACGCTGCCAGGTCGCTTGTGTCGTTTCCTTTTGTCACTCAAGCTGAACTTAAAGCGATAAGTAATCAGTGCAAAGACCGCTATGGCAGGGACATGTTGAACCGGATGATTGCAAAGGCGGAGATAAGCTAA
- a CDS encoding 1-acyl-sn-glycerol-3-phosphate acyltransferase, which produces MMKEAKSNNLVASDARSRPKPFTFRPPGRNGAVIALIKFFLPLLLRKIPKVTQIDINDEGLVRLESLKGKRCILTPSHSGGYEPYLIMHLSKLLRQDYNYLAAMEAFERSPLVGWILQRLGVYSIIRGTADRLSFQMTRKLIAEGRRWLVIFPEGQTCWQNDTVMPFQEGVTQLAFKACEEVVKKEDDPLLYFVPITIKYIYINDMHGEIDDSLRRLEGQLFHSSIDGMPSRYDRLRRIGEALLSANEKKYGLKPHSGDDLDSRIQAMKEFIISRTEAALNMSPRPGDTLLDRIRAAFNAVDRIVHVEPQGADYERKLLEENQQKARQLYDDLWRTLEFVAIYDGYVKETFTVERFMDVLFLLEMEVFGRRELWGPRKAVVRIGEPLNLKDYFEKYGEDKRGAVGEVTALLESGIKGTFEAMAGMAAPLRDR; this is translated from the coding sequence ATGATGAAAGAAGCAAAATCGAACAATCTTGTTGCATCCGATGCGCGAAGCAGGCCGAAGCCTTTCACCTTTCGGCCACCCGGGCGTAATGGTGCCGTCATTGCCCTTATCAAGTTTTTCCTTCCTCTGCTGCTTCGCAAAATTCCCAAAGTTACGCAAATCGACATTAACGATGAGGGTCTTGTCCGGCTTGAATCGCTAAAGGGCAAACGCTGCATATTAACACCCAGCCATTCGGGAGGGTACGAGCCTTATCTCATTATGCATCTGTCAAAGCTGCTTCGCCAGGACTATAACTATCTGGCCGCCATGGAAGCCTTTGAGCGTTCCCCTCTTGTGGGCTGGATATTGCAGCGGCTGGGAGTCTACTCCATTATCCGCGGCACGGCAGACCGCCTCTCTTTCCAGATGACGAGAAAGCTTATTGCAGAGGGGAGGCGATGGCTTGTCATCTTTCCTGAAGGACAAACGTGCTGGCAAAACGATACGGTCATGCCCTTCCAGGAGGGGGTGACACAGCTTGCTTTCAAGGCCTGTGAAGAGGTGGTGAAAAAAGAGGATGATCCTTTGCTTTACTTTGTTCCCATCACCATCAAGTATATTTATATAAATGATATGCACGGAGAAATTGATGACTCATTAAGGAGGCTGGAAGGGCAGCTCTTTCACTCGTCTATTGATGGTATGCCCTCCCGATATGACAGGCTTCGGCGTATTGGCGAGGCCCTTCTATCGGCAAATGAGAAAAAATACGGTTTAAAACCTCATAGCGGGGATGATCTTGACAGTCGCATTCAGGCAATGAAAGAATTTATAATCTCCCGTACCGAAGCGGCCCTAAATATGAGTCCCAGGCCGGGTGATACCCTCCTTGACAGGATACGGGCCGCTTTTAATGCTGTAGACAGGATAGTCCATGTAGAGCCCCAAGGGGCGGATTATGAAAGGAAACTTCTCGAAGAGAACCAGCAAAAGGCGAGACAACTCTATGATGATCTCTGGCGAACCCTTGAGTTTGTCGCTATTTACGATGGTTATGTAAAAGAGACCTTTACCGTGGAGCGTTTTATGGACGTTCTTTTTCTGCTTGAAATGGAAGTCTTTGGCAGAAGAGAGCTCTGGGGCCCGCGAAAGGCCGTTGTCAGGATCGGAGAGCCCTTAAACTTGAAGGATTATTTTGAGAAATACGGTGAAGACAAAAGGGGGGCTGTGGGAGAGGTAACGGCGCTTCTCGAATCGGGAATAAAGGGGACCTTTGAGGCCATGGCAGGGATGGCGGCGCCGCTCAGGGATAGGTAA
- a CDS encoding transcription factor IIS helical bundle-like domain-containing protein, protein MKSYQFILITIVLLFSACASTQKAPMTHEEQAAHVEDLMHQMDRGSMSAIKHLWNLGYRQEVVPYLGKALAKRSARDRMFALSLLNHIDNPPPNIVKAVELMGKSEPNRKVRKLARRVLQRWKVLELTKSE, encoded by the coding sequence ATGAAATCTTACCAGTTTATTTTAATCACCATTGTTCTGCTATTCAGTGCTTGTGCAAGTACTCAAAAAGCCCCAATGACACATGAAGAGCAAGCTGCTCATGTTGAAGACCTCATGCATCAGATGGATAGGGGGAGTATGAGTGCCATAAAGCATTTATGGAACCTTGGTTATAGGCAAGAAGTGGTTCCTTATCTCGGCAAAGCACTTGCAAAACGGAGTGCCAGAGATCGAATGTTTGCATTAAGCTTATTAAATCACATTGACAACCCACCTCCCAACATAGTTAAAGCCGTTGAACTAATGGGAAAATCAGAACCTAATCGGAAAGTGAGAAAACTTGCAAGACGAGTTTTGCAAAGATGGAAGGTGTTAGAGCTTACTAAGTCAGAGTGA
- a CDS encoding site-specific integrase: MRGSIQKKGKSYYIVFRIPDPKTGKKKLKWVPAGQTKKEADIKLNELMGEVHNGTYRELKKATFAEFAELWLNSYAKTKTKPSTFKSYQDIINKHMIPVMGDYYLSELDTGRLQRYVAMRLQSVKPKTVINEIVPLKKMFKHAVLWGYLKINYAECVERPRVEKEEMDIFSPEEINLFLNHVATKFKPFFLTAVLTGMRRGELIGLQWGDIDWNHKQIHVRRAFCNTSKKSISPKSKSSVRRIDLTPSLVSALKRHKLACPLSEDDLVFCTSKGTPFDPDSIVKREYLPALRRAGLRKIRFHDLRHSNVALRIEEGQNIKYIQNQVGHASIQTTLDRYGHLIKEVNQEQAMKLDSALGFVEDSDSSLDCVRRTLEAANKKGLAVVANP, translated from the coding sequence ATGAGAGGAAGCATTCAAAAAAAGGGAAAATCCTACTATATCGTATTCAGGATACCCGATCCCAAAACAGGCAAGAAAAAGCTCAAATGGGTGCCTGCCGGACAAACAAAGAAAGAGGCAGATATCAAACTCAATGAGCTAATGGGAGAAGTCCATAACGGCACGTATAGGGAGCTAAAGAAAGCAACCTTTGCCGAATTTGCCGAGTTATGGCTAAACTCCTATGCCAAGACCAAAACCAAGCCTTCTACCTTCAAAAGCTATCAGGACATTATCAATAAGCATATGATTCCGGTAATGGGTGATTATTACCTATCAGAGCTTGATACTGGCAGACTTCAAAGGTATGTGGCAATGAGGCTTCAAAGTGTAAAACCTAAGACCGTAATCAATGAAATAGTGCCTTTAAAAAAAATGTTCAAGCATGCTGTCTTGTGGGGATATCTGAAAATCAATTATGCTGAATGTGTAGAACGGCCAAGAGTTGAAAAAGAGGAAATGGACATTTTTTCACCGGAAGAAATTAACCTCTTTCTTAATCATGTAGCAACCAAGTTTAAACCGTTCTTTCTAACAGCAGTTCTAACAGGTATGAGAAGAGGGGAGTTGATAGGCTTGCAATGGGGTGATATAGACTGGAACCATAAACAGATTCATGTGAGACGTGCTTTTTGTAATACCTCAAAGAAGTCAATCTCTCCTAAGTCAAAGTCTTCTGTCAGAAGAATTGATCTAACACCCTCTCTAGTAAGTGCATTAAAGAGACATAAGCTTGCATGTCCGCTTAGTGAAGATGATCTAGTATTTTGCACTTCTAAAGGTACGCCCTTTGATCCTGATTCAATAGTAAAGAGGGAGTATCTACCAGCATTAAGAAGGGCTGGGCTCAGAAAGATTAGGTTTCATGATCTAAGGCACTCGAATGTAGCACTAAGGATTGAGGAAGGACAGAATATTAAATACATTCAGAATCAAGTAGGCCATGCCTCAATTCAGACTACCCTTGACAGGTATGGACACCTTATCAAAGAAGTCAATCAAGAACAGGCAATGAAGCTTGATAGTGCGCTGGGTTTTGTGGAGGATTCTGATAGTTCGTTGGATTGTGTTAGAAGAACGTTAGAAGCTGCCAATAAAAAAGGGCTTGCAGTAGTTGCAAACCCTTGA
- a CDS encoding response regulator transcription factor → MNTKNDSISKSALIAEDDDDLAFLVKHVLEREGFKVIYASDGRQAARCIDSMLPPEIIILDLMMPYRNGFQLVEKIRSKRDWKNVPVIILTSKTQERDVVRALDAGANDYMTKPFNPAELIARVRRYMEK, encoded by the coding sequence ATGAACACAAAAAACGATTCCATCTCCAAAAGCGCCCTCATCGCAGAAGACGATGACGATCTTGCCTTCCTTGTGAAGCACGTGCTGGAGCGGGAAGGTTTTAAGGTCATTTATGCCTCTGATGGTCGTCAGGCAGCCCGCTGCATCGATTCAATGCTTCCTCCCGAGATCATTATTCTCGACCTTATGATGCCCTACCGGAATGGTTTCCAGCTTGTAGAAAAGATTCGCAGCAAAAGGGACTGGAAAAACGTTCCCGTTATCATACTCACGTCTAAAACACAGGAGCGCGATGTTGTAAGAGCACTCGATGCGGGAGCTAATGATTACATGACCAAACCCTTCAACCCCGCTGAACTGATTGCCAGGGTCCGGAGATATATGGAAAAATGA
- a CDS encoding helix-turn-helix transcriptional regulator, with product MFKGKNLKEIRESKGLSQSQLADKTGLHITTIGNYEIDRREPKATQLKKLADALGVKMEEFFK from the coding sequence ATGTTTAAAGGAAAGAATCTAAAAGAGATTAGAGAGAGCAAGGGGCTTTCTCAAAGTCAACTGGCAGACAAGACAGGTCTTCATATAACCACTATAGGCAACTATGAGATTGACCGAAGGGAGCCAAAGGCAACACAGTTAAAAAAATTGGCTGACGCTCTTGGGGTAAAAATGGAAGAGTTCTTTAAGTAA
- a CDS encoding tyrosine-type recombinase/integrase: MGLYKRGRTWWMRFRHNGELIRRSCETSSKKLAEKIHAKVLSQIAEGKWLDIDPNIDRTFSELSDKYYKEYSPKKAKTTYVRDKSLFDHLNSYFGDYKLVEITPKIISAYKELRRSEGASPKTVNHELSLMKHAFNMAMKEWEWAKSNPVCLVSKEREDNFIERWLSLEEEELLLEVSADWLKEIIIFAINTGLRMSEILNLEWKRVNLFRKTISIYEQKNRGRDTLPLNARTLEVLIARNKVRSIKNNLVFFSEAGTRLDASNLRRAFNEAIDKAGIERLRFHDLRHTFATRLIQNGVDIYTVQKLGRWRSIQMVERYAHHYTESLRGGIEMLDDVYEKSEHKMCTI; this comes from the coding sequence ATGGGACTTTATAAAAGGGGCCGGACTTGGTGGATGAGGTTTAGGCATAACGGAGAACTTATACGCCGTTCGTGCGAGACTTCATCAAAGAAGTTGGCTGAGAAAATTCATGCCAAGGTTCTTTCACAAATTGCAGAGGGGAAATGGTTAGACATTGACCCAAACATTGACAGGACTTTCAGCGAGCTTTCTGATAAATACTACAAGGAGTATTCTCCAAAGAAAGCAAAGACAACCTATGTTAGAGACAAGAGCCTGTTTGATCACCTGAACAGTTATTTTGGTGATTATAAGCTGGTAGAGATAACTCCTAAGATCATCTCTGCTTATAAGGAGTTGAGAAGAAGCGAGGGGGCGTCTCCTAAGACTGTCAATCATGAACTCTCACTGATGAAGCACGCCTTTAATATGGCAATGAAAGAGTGGGAGTGGGCCAAGTCAAACCCAGTATGCCTTGTATCTAAGGAGAGAGAAGACAATTTCATTGAACGATGGCTTTCTCTTGAAGAGGAAGAGCTTCTACTTGAGGTATCTGCTGATTGGCTAAAAGAGATTATCATCTTTGCCATTAACACAGGCTTAAGGATGAGCGAGATTCTTAACCTTGAATGGAAGAGAGTCAATCTCTTTAGAAAAACCATTTCCATATATGAGCAGAAAAACAGAGGCAGAGACACCCTCCCCCTCAATGCAAGAACCTTGGAAGTTTTAATCGCCAGAAACAAGGTAAGATCAATCAAAAACAATCTTGTGTTCTTTAGTGAAGCTGGAACAAGGCTTGATGCCAGCAATCTTAGAAGAGCTTTCAACGAAGCCATTGATAAGGCAGGCATTGAAAGGCTAAGGTTCCATGACCTAAGACACACCTTCGCTACCAGGCTCATCCAAAACGGAGTTGACATATACACAGTCCAGAAACTTGGAAGGTGGAGGTCAATCCAGATGGTTGAGCGCTACGCCCACCACTACACCGAAAGCTTAAGGGGCGGCATTGAAATGTTGGATGATGTTTACGAGAAGAGTGAGCACAAAATGTGCACAATTTGA
- a CDS encoding glycosyltransferase family 2 protein, giving the protein MQIDLQGAAYMLHWFFIFYFVIHSGSYFLLNMASFISLKRYLRFSNIDVRIDDYTGFEPPVTIIVPAYNEESTIVVSIRSLLQLEYPEYEIIVVNDGSKDGTLAKLMASFSLIPFPEVCRVAIETKQVKSIYHTVDYPNLIVVDKINGGKSDALNCGINYSRFPLFCGIDADSILQRDSLYQAAKPFMEDKRTIATGGTIRVANGCEVIDGFLARVGLPSNVLSLVQIMEYLRAFLFGRLGWSFINALLIISGAFGIFRKEAVIAVGGYRTDTVGEDMELIVRLHNKYRKEKIPYRITFLPDPICWTEAPEDLKTLKNQRVRWQQGLSDSLYRHKNLLFSVKSGAVGWLAFPFFLIFEWFGPVIEFAGYLFIIVAYISGLISLDATAAFFILSVGLGLFVSINALLLEALSFNIYKERAYIIILIIAAFIENFGYRQLNTIWRLQGIFRWLYSKEKKWGEMKRKASWSR; this is encoded by the coding sequence ATGCAGATAGATCTGCAAGGCGCCGCCTACATGTTGCATTGGTTTTTCATTTTCTATTTTGTCATCCATAGCGGAAGCTATTTTCTGCTTAATATGGCTTCTTTTATCTCTCTTAAAAGATACCTGCGTTTTTCAAATATTGACGTCAGGATTGATGATTACACAGGCTTCGAGCCTCCCGTAACGATCATTGTGCCCGCCTATAACGAAGAATCGACGATTGTCGTCTCAATCCGTTCCCTTTTGCAGCTTGAATATCCGGAATATGAGATCATTGTCGTAAATGACGGTTCGAAAGATGGGACCCTTGCAAAACTGATGGCGTCTTTTTCACTGATACCTTTTCCGGAAGTTTGCAGAGTGGCGATCGAAACAAAACAGGTCAAAAGCATTTACCATACCGTCGATTATCCCAACCTGATCGTTGTCGACAAAATAAACGGTGGTAAATCGGATGCACTAAACTGTGGAATCAACTATTCCCGGTTTCCTCTTTTTTGCGGAATAGACGCCGACTCCATACTCCAGCGCGATAGCCTTTACCAGGCGGCTAAACCCTTTATGGAAGACAAAAGAACTATTGCTACAGGCGGGACCATTCGCGTTGCCAACGGATGCGAAGTAATCGACGGCTTTCTCGCAAGAGTCGGCCTTCCGTCGAACGTTCTTTCTCTCGTGCAGATTATGGAATACCTGAGGGCCTTTCTTTTTGGGCGTCTCGGCTGGTCATTTATTAATGCCCTGCTCATTATTTCGGGCGCCTTTGGTATTTTCCGGAAAGAGGCCGTCATTGCCGTGGGGGGATACAGAACGGACACGGTAGGAGAAGATATGGAACTCATCGTCAGACTTCACAACAAATACCGCAAAGAAAAAATTCCCTATCGCATCACTTTTTTGCCCGATCCCATATGCTGGACGGAAGCGCCGGAAGATTTAAAGACCCTGAAAAATCAAAGGGTCCGCTGGCAGCAGGGTCTTTCCGACAGCCTCTACCGGCACAAAAACCTTCTTTTTAGCGTAAAAAGCGGGGCTGTCGGCTGGCTGGCCTTTCCTTTTTTTCTCATCTTTGAGTGGTTTGGTCCGGTCATCGAGTTTGCAGGCTATTTATTTATCATTGTTGCCTATATTTCAGGACTCATATCGCTTGACGCCACTGCCGCCTTTTTTATTCTTTCCGTCGGCCTTGGACTTTTCGTTTCTATCAATGCGCTTCTCCTGGAGGCCCTGTCTTTTAATATTTACAAGGAAAGAGCTTACATTATTATCCTTATCATAGCCGCCTTTATTGAAAATTTCGGATACCGCCAGCTCAATACAATCTGGCGTCTTCAGGGAATTTTCAGGTGGCTTTATTCAAAAGAAAAAAAATGGGGTGAAATGAAAAGAAAAGCAAGCTGGAGCAGATAA